Proteins encoded in a region of the Candidatus Methylomirabilis lanthanidiphila genome:
- a CDS encoding TonB-dependent outer membrane receptor for cobalamin and Fe transport codes for MTGYRRIPQERARRWIGPWIQRMVGAAWTLALTTFLIIKWAPTVGAAINHPPDLTELTLEQLMTIEITSASKKEEPLWDSAAAVFVITGEDIRRAGMKSIPEALRLAPGVEVAQFGANRWAISARGFNATFSNKLLVLIDGRSVYTPLFAGVFWDAQDTLLEDIDRIEVVRGPGGTLWGANAVNGVINVITKQAKATQGGYIEVGGGSEERGFVGTRYGGRVGENLFYRGYFKYANRDNLVSATGREGIDDWRTYRGGFRLDWEPSTRDTVTVQGDLYKGDFGQTLTVPSLLPPFSAALDSRDDFAGGNLLTRWRHRTADRRETSLQFYYDRTHRDELLFGETRDTVDLEFQYRFPVGTRHDLMWGVGTRVTIDDLDDIDSPSLAFTPRRRTDHLVSGFIQDQVTLMPDRLTLTLGSKFEHNSYSGFEVQPNARLVYSPNTWNRVWAAVSRAVRTPARFERDVRNNTAAFPGSVGPIDATMLVQTSGNSDFTSEELLAFELGYRVQPVEWLSVDLAGFYTIYDNLRTAEPGTPIPALGASPPYIVLPFRFDNRMSGNTYGVEIASTWQPLSVWRLHLNYSYLKIELHPDRTSVEPIADERRSPRHQVQVRSLLDLPWHLQLDAAAFFVDRLPNLVPSVPSYVRLDLRLGWRPTPAFDLSLVGQNLLDNRHPEWGSIFGVPVKPLEVQRSAYVQASWRF; via the coding sequence ATGACCGGGTATAGACGAATACCGCAGGAGCGAGCCAGGCGTTGGATCGGTCCATGGATTCAGCGTATGGTCGGCGCCGCCTGGACTCTGGCGCTGACGACGTTCCTGATCATCAAGTGGGCTCCCACCGTCGGCGCGGCCATCAATCACCCGCCGGATCTCACGGAACTGACGCTCGAACAGTTGATGACCATCGAGATTACATCGGCCTCCAAGAAGGAGGAGCCGCTGTGGGACAGCGCTGCGGCTGTCTTTGTCATCACCGGAGAGGATATCCGCCGCGCGGGTATGAAGAGTATCCCGGAGGCGCTGCGTCTGGCGCCCGGCGTCGAGGTAGCCCAGTTCGGCGCAAATCGATGGGCGATCTCGGCGCGCGGCTTTAATGCGACTTTTTCAAACAAGCTCCTAGTCCTCATCGATGGACGGAGCGTCTACACGCCGCTGTTTGCCGGGGTTTTCTGGGACGCGCAGGACACCCTCCTCGAGGATATCGACCGGATCGAGGTCGTCCGCGGTCCCGGCGGGACCCTCTGGGGCGCGAACGCGGTCAATGGCGTGATCAACGTCATTACCAAACAGGCGAAGGCGACCCAGGGAGGCTACATCGAGGTCGGAGGAGGGAGCGAGGAGCGCGGATTCGTGGGGACGCGCTACGGGGGACGGGTCGGAGAGAATCTCTTCTATCGTGGCTACTTCAAGTATGCAAATCGCGATAACCTGGTCAGCGCTACCGGCCGTGAGGGGATCGATGATTGGCGAACATACCGCGGGGGCTTCCGACTCGACTGGGAGCCGTCCACCCGTGATACGGTGACGGTCCAGGGTGATCTGTACAAGGGCGACTTCGGCCAGACGCTGACGGTGCCCTCGCTCCTCCCCCCGTTCTCAGCCGCCCTCGACAGCCGGGACGACTTTGCGGGGGGCAATCTCCTCACACGCTGGAGACATCGGACGGCCGATCGGAGAGAGACCAGCCTCCAGTTTTACTACGACAGGACTCATCGGGATGAACTCCTGTTTGGCGAGACGAGGGATACGGTCGACCTTGAGTTTCAATACCGCTTTCCTGTCGGGACGCGCCATGATCTCATGTGGGGCGTGGGAACACGTGTGACGATCGATGACCTGGATGACATAGATAGCCCCTCGTTGGCCTTCACGCCCCGCCGCAGGACCGATCATCTGGTGAGCGGCTTTATTCAGGACCAGGTCACCTTGATGCCCGATCGACTGACGCTGACCCTCGGGTCAAAGTTTGAGCATAACTCGTACTCCGGCTTCGAGGTACAGCCGAACGCTCGACTGGTCTACTCGCCGAATACCTGGAATCGGGTATGGGCGGCCGTCTCGCGGGCGGTTAGGACGCCCGCCAGATTCGAGCGGGATGTTCGAAACAACACAGCCGCGTTTCCTGGCTCCGTCGGACCGATTGACGCGACAATGCTCGTCCAAACCTCTGGCAATTCCGACTTTACCTCTGAGGAGTTGCTGGCGTTTGAGCTGGGGTATCGCGTGCAGCCGGTCGAATGGCTCTCGGTCGATCTGGCCGGCTTCTATACGATCTATGACAACCTGAGGACGGCCGAACCGGGGACGCCCATTCCCGCTCTGGGCGCGAGCCCCCCGTACATCGTACTGCCATTTCGATTCGATAATCGGATGTCCGGAAACACGTATGGTGTGGAGATCGCCAGCACGTGGCAGCCGTTAAGCGTCTGGCGACTGCACCTCAACTACTCCTATCTGAAAATCGAGCTTCACCCAGATCGGACCAGCGTCGAACCGATAGCCGACGAACGACGTTCGCCTCGTCATCAGGTGCAGGTACGCTCCCTTCTGGACCTGCCCTGGCACCTCCAGTTGGATGCGGCGGCCTTCTTTGTTGATCGATTGCCGAATCTGGTCCCCTCGGTCCCGAGTTATGTGCGGCTCGATCTTCGTCTGGGGTGGCGGCCGACTCCGGCATTCGATCTGAGTCTGGTCGGTCAGAACCTCCTGGATAATCGCCACCCGGAGTGGGGCAGCATCTTCGGCGTGCCTGTCAAGCCTCTGGAGGTGCAGCGCAGCGCCTACGTGCAGGCCTCCTGGCGGTTCTGA
- a CDS encoding 7-cyano-7-deazaguanine reductase translates to MPTQPSKALETFPNPEPGRDYEIQMTCPEFTCLCPKTGQPDFATLTLSYVPDRLCIELKSLKLYLWSFRNEGHFHEAVTNRIMDDLVKACRPRFMKLVADFYVRGGIHTMITVTHQNETRR, encoded by the coding sequence ATGCCCACGCAACCGTCGAAAGCGCTTGAGACGTTTCCCAATCCTGAACCGGGGCGCGATTACGAGATTCAGATGACCTGCCCCGAGTTTACCTGTCTCTGCCCGAAGACCGGCCAGCCCGATTTCGCAACCCTGACGCTCAGCTATGTCCCGGACCGATTGTGCATTGAGTTGAAGTCGCTGAAGCTCTACCTCTGGTCCTTCCGAAATGAAGGTCACTTTCACGAGGCCGTCACAAACCGGATCATGGACGACCTCGTCAAGGCCTGCCGCCCTCGCTTCATGAAGCTCGTCGCCGACTTCTACGTCCGCGGCGGCATCCACACGATGATTACCGTGACGCATCAGAACGAGACGCGCCGCTGA
- a CDS encoding transporter codes for MSLIDICVRRPVFATMLIVSLVVMGLASFRELGLDVFPKVDMPTITITTRLEGASPEEIESNITKRIEEAVNTINGIDELRSTTIEGQSQIFVTFVLERKIDEAANDVREKVGTVVSLFPQGTEAPAIEKFDPDSSPIMAIVVSGKRSAREITELADKRIKRQLESVKDIGAVTLVGDRKREIQVVADPNRLEAYNLSIQQIKAAVQRQNVEVPGGNITWQTREQGLRTLGRIERPADFSDLIVADYKGAPVRIQDIGAALDGEEEPRTLSRLDGQNAVSLLIQKQSGTNTVAVVERVKAKLHEITQTLPPDVTFQVVRDTSRFIKRSIAEVEEHLLLGGLLASLIVAFFIGRLARREQAALGGLLAVLAAAFFYGDPDLLLTVVVGSIAVTLVLFVFVPRLRPAFIAAISIPASIIATFTIMRIAGFTLNNLTMLGLSLSTGIVIDDAIIVLENIFRHMEEERRPPMEAAVTGAKEIVLAVMATTLSLVVIFLPVAFMGGLVGRFWNSFGLTATFAILVSLLVAFTLTPMLSARMLQSAVSVIEPPEETGDSRTGHPQRDQGSKVTHLYAVLERYYDWLLVWCLNHRAAVLLLAGALLFSTVLIGRQMKPDFVVDDDMSEFEVTVETPPGSSLDRSDAILRRLEADLGTIPEVEHLFTTIGVRGKDRANITDASIYVGITHLRQRTRSQQTIMQEVRRMFASYPDLRISVQQINLISGGGFKQTPFNLVLRGPDLQQLDHYAQLLIKRLTAIPGFVDVDTGQAQRRPEVQVRIDRQKASDLGIRAEDIALTLRTMVGGEKVGFYREGGEQYDVRLRLKDDYRKDASVISDLTVPTAAGRLVKLNNIVTLNAGRAPAQIDRYAQERQITVQANLYQMALGEATSQADAAVNAIGMPAGYSTAYLGRGKLMAEAFYNFAIAFVLSIVFIYMVLAAQFESFIHPITIMVSMFLSIPFGLVSLLAAGQTLNIYAVMGLFLLMGVVKKNAILQVDFTNVLRGRGMPRYEAQLEADRARFRPILMTTLAIIAGMLPVALGKGDGAATRASLATAVVGGQTLCLVITLLVTPVIYSYFDDLRGLRAISRLYEFRLWAWRRPKPAPGFSKVGNGRTPSEDR; via the coding sequence ATGTCACTGATTGATATCTGCGTTCGACGGCCTGTTTTCGCCACGATGCTGATCGTCTCTCTCGTCGTCATGGGACTGGCATCGTTTCGAGAGTTGGGGCTCGATGTGTTTCCGAAGGTTGATATGCCTACCATCACGATCACGACAAGACTGGAAGGCGCGAGTCCCGAGGAGATCGAGAGCAACATTACCAAGCGGATCGAGGAGGCTGTCAATACGATCAATGGGATCGACGAGTTGCGCTCGACCACCATCGAGGGGCAGTCCCAGATCTTTGTGACGTTTGTCCTGGAGCGGAAGATCGATGAGGCCGCTAACGATGTCCGGGAGAAGGTAGGAACGGTCGTCTCCTTGTTCCCACAGGGCACGGAAGCGCCGGCCATCGAGAAGTTCGATCCCGACTCTTCCCCGATCATGGCGATTGTGGTCTCCGGCAAGCGCTCCGCTCGAGAAATTACCGAGCTGGCCGACAAGCGGATCAAGCGGCAACTTGAATCCGTGAAGGATATTGGGGCGGTGACCCTTGTCGGCGACCGGAAGCGGGAGATTCAAGTTGTTGCGGATCCCAATCGTCTGGAGGCCTACAACCTGTCAATTCAACAGATCAAGGCAGCGGTTCAGCGCCAGAACGTCGAGGTCCCCGGAGGCAACATTACCTGGCAAACGCGGGAGCAGGGACTCCGAACGCTGGGTCGAATCGAGCGGCCCGCCGACTTCAGCGACCTGATCGTGGCCGATTACAAGGGCGCCCCCGTCCGGATTCAGGACATCGGCGCTGCGTTGGACGGCGAAGAGGAGCCCAGAACCCTGTCTCGACTCGACGGCCAAAACGCCGTCTCCCTCCTGATTCAGAAGCAGTCCGGAACCAATACGGTGGCTGTGGTTGAGCGGGTCAAGGCCAAGCTGCACGAGATTACACAGACGCTCCCGCCGGATGTCACGTTCCAGGTGGTGCGTGATACGTCGCGGTTCATCAAGCGTTCGATTGCAGAGGTCGAGGAGCACCTGCTGTTGGGCGGGCTGCTGGCGAGCCTGATCGTGGCCTTTTTCATCGGGCGTCTGGCGCGGCGGGAACAGGCCGCCTTGGGCGGGCTGTTGGCCGTACTGGCCGCGGCGTTCTTTTACGGCGATCCCGATCTGTTGCTGACGGTTGTGGTCGGGTCGATCGCCGTCACCCTGGTCCTCTTTGTCTTCGTCCCGCGCCTGCGGCCGGCGTTTATCGCCGCCATCTCGATTCCCGCCTCGATCATTGCCACCTTTACCATCATGCGGATCGCCGGATTTACCCTGAACAATCTCACGATGCTGGGCCTGTCCCTGTCCACCGGGATCGTGATCGATGACGCTATCATCGTGCTGGAGAACATTTTCCGCCATATGGAAGAGGAACGGCGTCCGCCCATGGAGGCGGCAGTGACCGGCGCGAAGGAGATCGTTCTGGCGGTCATGGCCACGACCCTCTCGCTGGTGGTGATCTTCCTGCCTGTGGCGTTCATGGGTGGGCTCGTAGGGCGATTTTGGAACAGTTTTGGACTGACGGCCACCTTTGCCATCCTGGTCTCGCTGCTGGTGGCGTTTACCCTCACGCCGATGCTGTCGGCCCGGATGCTTCAGTCTGCGGTGAGTGTCATCGAACCGCCGGAAGAGACGGGCGACAGCCGTACCGGACATCCACAACGCGATCAGGGATCGAAGGTGACGCACCTCTATGCCGTGCTGGAGCGCTACTACGATTGGCTGCTCGTCTGGTGTCTGAACCACCGGGCGGCGGTCTTGCTGCTGGCCGGCGCGCTCTTATTCTCAACCGTCCTGATCGGCAGACAGATGAAGCCCGATTTCGTCGTCGACGACGACATGAGCGAATTCGAGGTAACTGTGGAGACGCCGCCGGGCTCCTCGCTCGACCGGAGTGACGCCATCCTCCGTCGGCTGGAGGCGGATCTGGGGACTATTCCAGAGGTAGAGCATCTGTTCACCACCATCGGCGTACGAGGGAAGGATCGGGCGAATATCACCGATGCCTCGATTTATGTGGGAATTACCCACCTGCGACAGCGGACACGGTCGCAGCAGACGATCATGCAGGAGGTCCGCCGAATGTTTGCCAGCTACCCGGACCTGAGAATCAGCGTACAGCAGATTAACCTGATCTCGGGCGGCGGTTTCAAGCAGACGCCGTTTAACCTCGTGTTGCGCGGCCCGGACCTGCAACAGCTCGATCACTACGCGCAACTCCTTATCAAGCGCCTGACGGCGATCCCTGGATTTGTGGATGTGGATACGGGCCAGGCCCAGCGACGGCCAGAGGTCCAGGTCCGCATCGACCGGCAGAAGGCGTCGGATCTTGGGATCAGGGCGGAGGATATCGCGCTGACGCTCCGAACAATGGTAGGCGGGGAAAAGGTCGGTTTCTACCGGGAAGGCGGTGAGCAGTATGACGTCCGTCTGCGGCTGAAGGACGACTATCGGAAAGACGCCTCTGTCATTTCGGATCTGACGGTACCGACTGCCGCCGGCCGGCTGGTCAAGCTGAACAATATTGTGACGCTCAATGCGGGGCGGGCGCCGGCCCAGATCGACCGCTATGCTCAAGAGCGACAGATCACGGTTCAGGCGAATCTCTATCAGATGGCTCTCGGGGAGGCGACCTCCCAGGCGGATGCGGCTGTCAACGCGATCGGGATGCCTGCCGGCTATTCGACCGCATATCTTGGCCGCGGCAAGTTGATGGCCGAGGCGTTCTACAACTTTGCTATTGCCTTTGTCCTCTCTATTGTGTTCATCTACATGGTTCTCGCAGCGCAATTCGAGAGTTTCATCCATCCGATCACCATTATGGTCTCGATGTTCCTGTCGATTCCCTTCGGTCTCGTCAGTCTCCTGGCCGCGGGCCAGACGCTGAATATCTACGCCGTTATGGGGCTGTTCCTCCTTATGGGGGTGGTCAAAAAGAATGCGATCCTCCAGGTCGATTTTACGAATGTGCTGCGGGGGAGAGGAATGCCGCGCTACGAGGCGCAACTGGAGGCCGACCGGGCGCGGTTTCGGCCGATTCTGATGACGACGCTTGCCATCATTGCGGGGATGTTGCCGGTCGCCTTAGGCAAAGGCGACGGTGCCGCTACCAGGGCGTCACTCGCCACGGCGGTCGTCGGCGGACAGACGCTGTGCCTCGTGATCACGCTGCTGGTGACACCGGTCATCTACTCCTACTTCGACGATCTCCGCGGCCTCAGAGCGATTTCGAGGTTGTACGAGTTTCGTCTGTGGGCGTGGCGGCGGCCGAAGCCGGCGCCCGGGTTTTCAAAGGTCGGCAATGGGCGGACGCCATCCGAAGATAGGTAG
- a CDS encoding Macrolide-specific efflux protein macA, producing the protein MKRCVLSRLSGISLLLLLALLGCSREQAANSAPTAKDQSIAITVSPVEARDLQRRVEAVGTLEADEEVVVYAQVSGYLGKIMVDLGDRVKVGQPLLQINQADFQLQVQKAEAILQQTRTRLGALNGGEILSDDRQSMVRQAKANYDDAALWYERMQGLYKEGAVSRNDVDTAMAKRDALKAALDNALDQVRALRDQLREQAAALELARRNLQYTVILAPIDGSIKQRDVSVGQYIAGGSMQNTKLLTLIRDNPLKLKASVPERFQGQIRAGQEVKVQVEAYPGREFRGSVQRVGPAVFTDTRTFPIEARVPNREGLLKPGSFGKARLQIRVDHGVPFVPEEAVYYFVGITKAFVVKDGIVEERQITVGERQDGLVEIVEGLKPGEQVATSRLSQLSNGAPVQVNATPDDSPPNP; encoded by the coding sequence ATGAAGCGCTGCGTCCTGTCCCGACTATCCGGGATTTCGCTGCTTCTGCTGCTGGCCCTCCTGGGGTGTTCGCGGGAGCAGGCCGCGAACAGCGCGCCTACGGCGAAAGATCAGAGCATCGCGATCACCGTAAGCCCTGTCGAGGCTCGAGATCTCCAGCGGCGTGTGGAAGCGGTCGGGACCCTCGAAGCGGACGAAGAGGTTGTCGTGTACGCTCAGGTCTCGGGATATCTGGGGAAGATCATGGTCGATCTGGGGGACCGAGTGAAGGTTGGGCAGCCGCTGCTCCAGATTAATCAGGCCGACTTTCAGTTGCAGGTTCAGAAGGCTGAGGCCATCCTGCAGCAGACGCGGACACGGCTGGGGGCGCTGAACGGCGGAGAAATACTGTCCGATGATCGTCAGTCGATGGTCCGCCAGGCCAAGGCCAACTATGATGACGCCGCCTTATGGTATGAGCGGATGCAGGGCCTATACAAGGAAGGGGCCGTGTCGCGCAACGACGTTGATACGGCGATGGCGAAACGCGATGCCTTGAAGGCAGCGCTTGATAATGCCCTGGACCAGGTACGGGCGCTTCGGGATCAGCTCCGGGAGCAGGCGGCGGCGTTAGAGCTCGCTCGTCGGAACCTCCAGTACACGGTGATCCTGGCGCCCATCGATGGTTCCATCAAACAACGGGATGTGTCCGTCGGCCAATATATCGCCGGCGGCAGCATGCAAAACACCAAACTGCTGACCCTCATCCGCGATAATCCCTTGAAGCTGAAGGCGTCCGTGCCGGAGCGGTTCCAGGGACAGATCCGGGCCGGGCAGGAGGTGAAGGTGCAGGTCGAGGCCTATCCTGGCCGCGAGTTCAGGGGATCAGTACAGCGGGTCGGTCCGGCCGTCTTTACCGACACGCGGACATTTCCGATCGAGGCCAGGGTGCCCAATCGTGAAGGGCTGCTGAAGCCGGGCTCCTTCGGCAAGGCGCGGCTGCAAATCCGGGTGGATCACGGGGTTCCATTTGTCCCGGAAGAAGCGGTCTACTACTTTGTGGGGATCACGAAGGCGTTCGTGGTAAAGGACGGCATCGTCGAGGAACGACAGATCACGGTCGGCGAGCGCCAGGATGGACTGGTTGAGATCGTTGAGGGGTTGAAGCCGGGGGAGCAAGTGGCCACGTCGCGTCTCAGTCAACTGTCCAACGGCGCCCCCGTCCAGGTAAACGCAACGCCAGACGACTCGCCCCCCAACCCTTGA
- the acrR gene encoding HTH-type transcriptional regulator AcrR: protein MKARLSAEERRRQIVEAAVDLFSRKGFRGTRTREIAAAAGISEAMVFRHFATKRELYFAIIETKSATEELLASAAIVARTRDDAGVLRAVGLKMIEQTESDPSLMRLLLFSALEGHELSDIFFESRVKRLHEFLGNYIRKGIKEGRFRSMNPLVAARGFIGMIVHYLLIHELFGVKRPARSSPEEVVEQFVSIFLKGIER, encoded by the coding sequence ATGAAAGCACGTCTGAGCGCCGAAGAGCGGCGGCGGCAGATTGTCGAGGCGGCGGTGGATTTGTTCTCGCGAAAGGGGTTCAGGGGGACCAGGACGCGCGAGATTGCAGCGGCCGCCGGCATCAGCGAGGCGATGGTCTTCAGGCACTTTGCCACGAAGCGCGAGCTGTACTTCGCGATTATCGAGACAAAGTCCGCAACGGAGGAGTTGCTGGCAAGCGCGGCGATCGTGGCGCGAACAAGAGATGATGCCGGCGTGCTTCGAGCGGTAGGGCTGAAGATGATTGAGCAGACCGAATCCGACCCGAGCCTCATGCGGCTGCTGCTGTTCAGCGCCCTCGAAGGGCACGAGCTGTCCGACATCTTCTTCGAGTCTCGCGTGAAGCGGCTGCATGAGTTTCTGGGCAACTACATTCGTAAAGGGATCAAGGAGGGGCGATTTCGATCGATGAATCCGCTGGTTGCCGCGCGAGGGTTTATCGGGATGATCGTGCATTACCTGTTGATCCATGAACTGTTCGGGGTCAAGCGACCCGCCCGTTCTTCACCGGAAGAGGTGGTCGAGCAGTTTGTCTCGATCTTTCTAAAGGGGATTGAGCGATGA
- a CDS encoding translation elongation factor-like protein, translated as MAEVRIGYVKDYFAKVGVAAIEITEGQLTVGDTIHIKGHTTELTQRVDSIQLEHQSLQRAESGQLIGIKVRERVRQHDQVLKVTE; from the coding sequence ATGGCCGAGGTACGTATAGGTTACGTCAAAGACTATTTCGCGAAGGTGGGGGTCGCCGCCATCGAGATCACCGAAGGCCAGTTAACGGTGGGGGATACCATTCATATCAAGGGTCACACGACCGAACTGACCCAGCGGGTGGACTCGATCCAGCTCGAACACCAGTCCCTCCAGCGAGCGGAGTCTGGCCAGTTGATCGGGATCAAGGTCCGCGAGCGTGTCCGCCAGCACGACCAGGTCTTGAAGGTGACCGAGTAG
- a CDS encoding alpha-glucan phosphorylase — MKIERPAPQTIAYFSMEVALESPLPTYSGGLGVLAGDMLRSAADMRLSMVGVTLLHRKGYFLQRLDDEGRQSEEPAAWPVDQFLQLTDSTCQVEIEGRQVTVRAWQYLITGASGAVVPVFLLDTDLPSNDPYDRTLTDYLYGGDQRYRLCQEVILGVGGVRVLRAMGYTRVFRFHMNEGHAALLALELFAEEFKQMPQRREDAVDAVKRLCVFTTHTPLPAGHDQFSLDLTEHVLSGNQWEALQALGCCNGSLNMTRVGLRLSNYVNGVTKRHSEVSRTLFPDLAIGSITNGVHSATWAAPAFRALYDRYTPAWREDSLLLRYALGIPLDAIRQAHDDAKQLLIKEVNRTASAPFDPHAFTIGFARRATSYKRPDLLFYDSERLRRISVQHGPLQVIFSGKAHPRDEEGKALIQHIFRRAKELAPEVKVAYLPNYDMDLGLLLTSGADLWLNTPQPPYEASGTSGMKAAHNGVPSLSVLDGWWLEVPVEGVTGWSIGSRDNGTVFERRDDRDAEELYWKLEGTILPLYYGDPLKWAELMRFTIALNASFFNTDRMIHEYVTHAYRDR; from the coding sequence ATGAAGATTGAGAGGCCTGCGCCGCAAACGATCGCTTACTTCTCCATGGAGGTCGCCCTTGAAAGCCCTCTGCCCACCTACAGCGGAGGGCTTGGTGTATTGGCGGGTGATATGCTGCGCAGCGCGGCAGACATGAGACTATCCATGGTTGGTGTGACCCTGCTGCATCGAAAGGGCTACTTTCTTCAACGGCTCGATGATGAGGGACGCCAGTCCGAGGAGCCGGCAGCGTGGCCGGTAGACCAATTCCTCCAGCTTACGGATAGTACGTGCCAGGTGGAGATCGAGGGACGGCAGGTCACTGTACGCGCGTGGCAGTACCTGATCACCGGTGCGTCAGGCGCCGTCGTCCCAGTGTTCCTGTTGGATACTGATCTGCCCTCTAACGATCCGTATGATCGCACGCTGACCGACTACTTGTACGGCGGCGACCAGCGGTATCGCCTGTGCCAGGAGGTCATTCTCGGGGTGGGCGGCGTGCGCGTGCTGCGGGCGATGGGGTACACCCGGGTCTTCAGGTTCCATATGAACGAAGGTCATGCGGCTCTCCTCGCGCTGGAGTTGTTTGCCGAGGAGTTCAAGCAGATGCCGCAGCGACGCGAGGATGCCGTTGATGCGGTGAAGCGCCTCTGCGTCTTCACCACTCATACGCCGCTTCCCGCCGGCCACGATCAGTTTTCCCTCGATCTGACCGAACACGTCTTAAGCGGGAACCAGTGGGAAGCGTTACAAGCCCTCGGCTGTTGCAACGGCTCGCTCAACATGACACGTGTGGGACTCCGTTTAAGCAATTACGTGAACGGGGTGACCAAACGGCACAGTGAGGTGTCACGCACCTTATTTCCGGATCTCGCCATCGGCTCCATCACCAACGGCGTACATTCCGCCACCTGGGCCGCCCCGGCATTTCGCGCCCTCTATGATCGATACACCCCGGCTTGGCGAGAGGACAGCCTCCTCTTGCGGTACGCCCTTGGCATTCCCCTGGACGCCATTCGGCAGGCCCATGACGACGCCAAGCAGTTGCTGATCAAAGAGGTCAACAGAACGGCAAGCGCGCCCTTCGATCCCCATGCCTTTACCATTGGCTTCGCAAGGCGGGCGACGTCGTACAAGCGCCCGGATCTCCTTTTTTACGATTCAGAGCGGCTCAGACGCATTTCGGTCCAACACGGCCCGCTGCAGGTCATCTTTTCCGGAAAAGCCCATCCCAGGGATGAAGAAGGTAAGGCGCTCATTCAACACATATTCCGTCGGGCGAAGGAACTGGCGCCAGAGGTCAAGGTCGCCTACTTACCGAATTACGATATGGATCTGGGTCTGCTGCTCACCTCAGGCGCAGATCTATGGCTCAACACACCACAGCCGCCGTATGAAGCATCCGGCACCAGCGGGATGAAGGCGGCCCACAACGGCGTACCGAGCCTCAGCGTGCTCGACGGCTGGTGGCTGGAAGTGCCTGTGGAAGGGGTGACAGGCTGGAGTATCGGTTCCCGTGACAATGGAACGGTATTCGAGAGGCGGGACGACAGAGATGCAGAGGAACTCTACTGGAAGCTGGAGGGCACAATCCTCCCCCTCTACTACGGCGATCCCCTCAAATGGGCAGAGTTGATGCGATTCACGATCGCGCTTAACGCCTCCTTCTTCAATACCGATAGGATGATCCACGAGTACGTCACGCACGCCTACCGAGATCGATAG